Proteins encoded within one genomic window of Brassica rapa cultivar Chiifu-401-42 chromosome A09, CAAS_Brap_v3.01, whole genome shotgun sequence:
- the LOC103839244 gene encoding probable inorganic phosphate transporter 1-3, whose protein sequence is MAEEQLGVLKALDVAKTQLYHFTAIVIAGMGFFTDAYDLFCVSLVTKLLGRIYYFNPLSEKPGSLPPHVAAAVNGVALCGTLAGQLFFGWLGDKLGRKKVYGVTLIMMILCSVASGLSFGNKAKGVMTTLCFFRFWLGFGIGGDYPLSATIMSEYANKKTRGAFIAAVFAMQGIGILAGGFVGLAVSSIFDKKFPSPTYAVNRALSTPPQADYIWRIIVMFGALPAALTYYWRMKMPETARYTALVAKNLKQATQDMSKVLQVELEMEERDEDILKDPRLNYGLFSKEFLKRHGLPLLGCTSTWFLLDIAFYSQNLFQKDIFSAIGWIPKASTMNAIHEVFKIARAQTLIALCSTVPGYWFTVAFIDIMGRFAIQLMGFFMMTVFMFAIAFPYDHWIKPDNRIGFVAMYSLTFFFANFGPNATTFIVPAEIFPARLRSTCHGISAATGKAGAIVGAFGFLYAAQPQDKTKTDAGYPPGIGVKNSLIMLGVINFVGMLFTFLVPEPKGKSLEELSGETEAEK, encoded by the exons ATGGCTGAAGAACAACTAGGAGTGCTCAAGGCACTCGATGTTGCGAAGACGCAACTTTACCATTTCACGGCAATTGTCATCGCTGGGATGGGCTTCTTTACCGATGCATACGATCTGTTCTGCGTTTCCTTGGTGACCAAGCTCCTTGGCCGCATCTACTACTTCAATCCGTTGTCAGAGAAGCCTGGCTCACTTCCTCCTCATGTCGCGGCCGCTGTCAATGGTGTGGCTCTTTGTGGAACCCTTGCTGGTCAGCTCTTCTTCGGATGGCTTGGTGACAAGCTCGGAAGGAAAAAAGTGTACGGTGTCACTTTAATCATGATGATTTTGTGCTCCGTAGCTTCGGGTCTCTCCTTCGGAAACAAAGCCAAGGGTGTCATGACCACCCTCTGCTTCTTCAG GTTTTGGCTAGGATTCGGTATCGGAGGTGACTACCCTCTTTCTGCCACCATCATGTCTGAATACGCAAACAAGAAGACCCGTGGTGCTTTCATAGCTGCTGTGTTTGCTATGCAAGGCATCGGGATCTTGGCCGGAGGTTTTGTGGGTTTAGCAGTATCTTCCATATTCGACAAGAAGTTTCCATCGCCGACCTATGCAGTTAACAGGGCTCTCTCAACGCCTCCACAAGCTGATTACATTTGGCGAATCATTGTCATGTTTGGTGCTCTACCCGCAGCCTTGACTTACTACTGGCGTATGAAGATGCCCGAAACTGCTCGTTACACCGCTTTGGTGGCCAAAAACCTAAAACAGGCCACACAAGATATGTCCAAGGTCTTACAAGTGGAGCTTGAAATGGAGGAGAGGGATGAAGATATCCTTAAGGACCCTAGACTTAACTATGGCTTGTTCTCCAAGGAATTCCTTAAACGCCATGGTCTTCCCCTCCTAGGATGTACCTCCACTTGGTTTTTGCTTGACATTGCCTTTTACAGCCAAAACTTATTCCAAAAGGATATCTTCTCGGCTATTGGATGGATCCCAAAGGCATCCACCATGAACGCCATCCATGAGGTTTTCAAGATTGCGAGGGCTCAAACTCTCATCGCGCTCTGCAGTACTGTCCCTGGTTACTGGTTCACGGTTGCGTTTATTGATATCATGGGAAGATTTGCTATCCAACTGATGGGATTCTTCATGATGACCGTCTTTATGTTTGCCATCGCCTTCCCTTACGACCATTGGATCAAACCAGACAACCGTATCGGATTCGTGGCTATGTACTCTCTAACTTTCTTCTTCGCCAATTTTGGACCAAATGCAACCACCTTCATTGTACCAGCTGAGATCTTCCCGGCTAGGCTAAGGTCTACGTGCCATGGAATATCAGCTGCAACAGGTAAGGCTGGAGCCATCGTGGGAGCTTTTGGGTTCCTATACGCAGCTCAGCCACAGGACAAGACCAAGACGGACGCAGGATATCCACCGGGCATTGGAGTCAAGAACTCACTGATCATGCTTGGTGTCATCAACTTTGTCGGTATGCTCTTCACCTTCCTTGTCCCTGAGCCCAAAGGAAAATCCCTCGAAGAACTCTCCGGTGAGACTGAGGCAGAGAAATGA